A window from Prinia subflava isolate CZ2003 ecotype Zambia chromosome Z, Cam_Psub_1.2, whole genome shotgun sequence encodes these proteins:
- the LOC134564496 gene encoding cyclin-dependent kinase 4 inhibitor B-like isoform X1, with amino-acid sequence MEGSSRSDGDRLCSAAARGDLEEVRRLLDAGVDPNGTNAFGRTPLQVMMLGSPRVAELLLRRGADPNRPDPRTGCLPAHDAARAGFPETLAALHRAGARLDLPDGRGRLPLDVAAGGPHGAVGRYLRDPPARP; translated from the exons ATGGAGGGGTCCTCCCGGAGCGACGGCGACCGCCTGTgcagcgccgccgcccgcggggaCCTCGAAGAGGTGAGGAGGCTGCTGGATGCAGGCGTGGATCCCAATGGGACCAACGCCTTTGGGAGAACCCCGCTCCAG GTGATGATGCTGGGCAGCCCGCGGGTGGccgagctgctgctgcggcGCGGAGCCGACCCCAACCGCCCCGACCCGCGCACCGGCTGCCTCCCGGCGCACGACGCGGCCCGGGCCGGCTTTCCGGAGACGCTGGCGGCGCTGCACCGGGCCGGGGCGCGCCTCGACCTCCCCGACGGCCGCGGCCGCCTGCCCCTTGACGTGGCGGCGGGGGGCCCGCACGGAGCGGTGGGGCGGTACCTGCGCGACCCGCCGGCCCGTCCGTGA
- the LOC134564496 gene encoding cyclin-dependent kinase 4 inhibitor B-like isoform X2, producing the protein MEGSSRSDGDRLCSAAARGDLEEVMMLGSPRVAELLLRRGADPNRPDPRTGCLPAHDAARAGFPETLAALHRAGARLDLPDGRGRLPLDVAAGGPHGAVGRYLRDPPARP; encoded by the exons ATGGAGGGGTCCTCCCGGAGCGACGGCGACCGCCTGTgcagcgccgccgcccgcggggaCCTCGAAGAG GTGATGATGCTGGGCAGCCCGCGGGTGGccgagctgctgctgcggcGCGGAGCCGACCCCAACCGCCCCGACCCGCGCACCGGCTGCCTCCCGGCGCACGACGCGGCCCGGGCCGGCTTTCCGGAGACGCTGGCGGCGCTGCACCGGGCCGGGGCGCGCCTCGACCTCCCCGACGGCCGCGGCCGCCTGCCCCTTGACGTGGCGGCGGGGGGCCCGCACGGAGCGGTGGGGCGGTACCTGCGCGACCCGCCGGCCCGTCCGTGA